The following are encoded together in the Corticium candelabrum chromosome 1, ooCorCand1.1, whole genome shotgun sequence genome:
- the LOC134183410 gene encoding ADP-ribosylation factor-like protein 3 isoform X2: MRLDKLYKMSVVDGYMFMVSNSNMNVCILGQRKIRPYWRNYFDCTDILIYVIDSADRKRFEETGEELAHLLEDEKLQGVPLLVFANKQDLFSAAPASEVISCQFVSGALRLNPYHRDHQITMTQALHVLP, translated from the exons ATGAGGCTTGATAAACTGTACAAGATGAGTGTTGTAGATGGTTACATGTTTATGGTGTCCAATTCTAATATGAATGTTTGTATCTTAGGTCAGAGAAAGATCCGGCCTTACTGGAGAAATTATTTTGACTGTACAGATATATTG atatatgtgattgacagtgCAGATAGGAAACGGTTTGAAGAGACAGGGGAG GAGCTTGCACATTTGTTAGAAGATGAGAAACTGCAAGGTGTGCCTCTTCTTGTGTTTGCTAACAAGCAGGATCTCTTCAGTGCAGCTCCAGCTTCAGAA GTAATCTCCTGCCAATTTGTGTCTGGGGCTCTGAGACTGAACCCATATCACCGAGACCACCAAATCACCATGACACAAGCATTACATGTGCTACCCTAG
- the LOC134183410 gene encoding ADP-ribosylation factor-like protein 3 isoform X1 produces the protein MRLDKLYKMSVVDGYMFMVSNSNMNVCILGQRKIRPYWRNYFDCTDILIYVIDSADRKRFEETGEELAHLLEDEKLQGVPLLVFANKQDLFSAAPASEISTGLQLHTIRDRAWQIQPCSALSGEGVRDGMEWIVKKVKKK, from the exons ATGAGGCTTGATAAACTGTACAAGATGAGTGTTGTAGATGGTTACATGTTTATGGTGTCCAATTCTAATATGAATGTTTGTATCTTAGGTCAGAGAAAGATCCGGCCTTACTGGAGAAATTATTTTGACTGTACAGATATATTG atatatgtgattgacagtgCAGATAGGAAACGGTTTGAAGAGACAGGGGAG GAGCTTGCACATTTGTTAGAAGATGAGAAACTGCAAGGTGTGCCTCTTCTTGTGTTTGCTAACAAGCAGGATCTCTTCAGTGCAGCTCCAGCTTCAGAA ATCAGTACAGGATTGCAACTACATACAATTCGAGATCGTGCTTGGCAAATTCAGCCTTGCTCTGCTCTTAGTGGGGAAGGAGTGAGA GATGGCATGGAGTGGATAGTGAAGAAAGTAAAAAAGAAGTGA
- the LOC134191186 gene encoding zinc finger protein 862-like, with product MKGKYDVKYDAVKRQKKFVSTWRNHYPWLQICVEEKYNDGSVRPDFMQCRVCVNNPLIADKRSAFFIGSTNSRIDPIKKHNLSRQHIACVRAEEMRAGPVNVEITKIEAGLLSLHSKERQHYQYLFRTAYAVAKKCKPFLDYEYICEVQQANDVDLGKNYLRDKSAALFTKYIADDLRCKTADDLKQCRYLSVICDGSTDLTVVEQEVVMVRYIDLTTGRPVTRLAALIELEHAHADGVHTALKDGLRRVISEQPEDTLRLCTHGANIVCGNFDGAAVMMGDRNGVKAKLVRDYPCAVVIHCVAHKLELGILDAVKAVPYLAEFEASIKEIFKIYRYSPKRQRELKQAASTLDEELKSFSDIKQVRWVASKERALKAILQNLSSLAAHLEHMAADAGNSSEEKSRGRSILDTILSLRFIFWIHMMLDFLAIVTKVSRKFQQNDIVLIEVPIIIDDCIDALSDLLQQCGDYRKKFNAMFNAHENTCGTLQLSSQRSTRGGIHANTVTTVDLDDDAEKFVKGALSYLKMHFGCFKNPTSSHFAALNFKKWPYDETERKSFGHDDISGLVKAFELAMKNASCNVESVRSEWGIPPETETPCSLTSNLSYTFGLH from the coding sequence ATGAAAGGCAAATATGATGTTAAATATGATGCTGTAAAGCGACAgaaaaagtttgtttcgaCATGGAGAAATCATTACCCTTGGTTACAAATATGCGTGGAAGAAAAGTACAATGACGGCAGCGTTCGTCCTGATTTTATGCAATGTAGAGTCTGTGTAAACAATCCACTCATTGCCGACAAACGTAGTGCATTTTTTATTGGCTCGACGAACTCTAGAATAGATCCCATCAAGAAACACAACTTGTCAAGACAGCATATTGCATGTGTACGTGCTGAAGAAATGCGAGCAGGACCAGTGAACGTCGAGATTACAAAGATCGAAGCTGgccttctttctcttcatagCAAAGAACGGCAACATTATCAGTATTTGTTTCGCACAGCATACGCTGTTGCAAAGAAATGCAAGCCTTTTCTTGACTATGAGTACATTTGTGAGGTACAGCAGGCCAatgatgttgatctaggtaagaACTATCTGCGCGATAAGTCTGCAGCCTTGTTCACGAAGTATATTGCTGATGATCTAAGGTGCAAGACTGCTGATGATTTAAAGCAGTGTCGCTATCTCTCGGTGATTTGTGATGGATCAACAGATTTGACTGTAGTGGAACAGGAGGTTGTCATGGTTCGCTACATTGATCTTACGACTGGTCGACCAGTGACTAGGTTGGCTGCATTGATAGAGTTGGAACACGCTCACGCAGATGGAGTACATACAGCGCTAAAGGATGGTTTGCGAAGAGTTATTAGTGAACAACCCGAGGATACCCTCAGGCTCTGTACGCATGGGGCCAACATTGTTTGCGGGAATTTCGATGGTGCTGCTGTCATGATGGGTGATCGCAACGGTGTCAAAGCAAAGCTGGTCAGAGACTATCCTTGCGCCGTTGTAATTCACTGTGTTGCTCACAAACTAGAGCTTGGCATTCTTGATGCAGTTAAAGCGGTTCCATATCTTGCAGAGTTTGAAGCAAGTATTAAggaaattttcaaaatatatCGGTATTCACCTAAACGGCAACGAGAGCTGAAACAAGCTGCATCTACTCTTGACGAAGAGCTCAAGTCCTTTTCTGATATCAAGCAAGTTAGGTGGGTTGCTAGTAAAGAGCGGGCTCTCAAAGCAATCCTGCAGAACTTGTCATCTTTAGCTGCCCACCTGGAGCATATGGCTGCTGACGCCGGAAACAGTAGCGAAGAGAAGTCTAGAGGTCGAAGTATATTAGATACCATCTTGAGTCTCCGTTTTATCTTTTGGATTCACATGATGCTAGATTTTCTTGCGATTGTGACTAAAGTCTCAAGAAAATTCCAACAGAACGACATTGTTTTAATTGAAGTGCCAATCATTATTGATGATTGCATTGATGCTTTATCAGACCTTCTACAGCAATGTGGAGATTATCGTAAGAAGTTCAATGCTATGTTCAATGCACATGAGAACACATGTGGTACTTTGCAACTTAGTTCTCAGCGATCAACCAGAGGTGGCATCCATGCTAACACTGTTACCACTGTCGACTTAGATGACGACGCAGAGAAGTTTGTGAAGGGTGCTTTGTCATATCTGAAAATGCACTTTGGTTGCTTCAAAAATCCAACCTCGTCACATTTCGCAGCATTAAACTTTAAGAAATGGCCATACGATGAAACCGAGAGAAAGAGCTTTGGTCATGACGACATCAGCGGTTTAGTTAAAGCTTTTGAGTTAGCAATGAAAAATGCCAGCTGCAATGTGGAAAGTGTTCGCAGTGAGTGGGGGATTCCACCGGAAACTGAAACGCCGTGTAGTCTCACTTCGAACCTCTCCTATACTTTCGGTCTACACTGA
- the LOC134191278 gene encoding vertnin-like — translation MFSKLNTNVSSAVWLIFLFSTPTIGSFEIDHVATQLLPKDAPDNSVPVKVLGDGNCLFRAASFLAYGKEDHHDQLRAAVMTEVDDNVEHYADLFLGHARQASGDGQCVDLLSQTLGDGPSHTFSSLLMQKSSLRDSYVAGVEAEVRLCSKLGTWCGMLELAGLATVFGRPVRSVYPTKFRFACHAFMNATFYPRQLMQQELQQEQIPAIIMWSCMTMSVGNSPSPNHFVPLSSQ, via the coding sequence ATGTTCAGCAAGCTCAACACGAATGTTAGTAGTGCGGTATGGCTGATTTTTTTGTTTTCAACGCCCACCATTGGTAGCTTTGAAATTGATCATGTTGCTACTCAGTTACTGCCAAAGGATGCTCCTGACAATTCAGTACCAGTGAAAGTGCTAGGAGATGGTAACTGTCTCTTTCGGGCTGCAAGCTTTCTAGCTTATGGCAAAGAGGACCACCATGACCAACTTCGTGCTGCTGTGATGACAGAGGTAGATGACAACGTCGAGCACTATGCTGATCTGTTTCTAGGCCATGCGCGTCAAGCCAGTGGTGACGGTCAATGTGTAGATCTACTTTCCCAAACTCTTGGCGATGGACCAAGCCACACGTTTTCCTCATTGCTGATGCAAAAGTCTTCTCTTCGTGATTCATACGTTGCTGGCGTAGAAGCAGAAGTGAGATTATGTTCAAAGTTGGGTACTTGGTGTGGCATGCTTGAATTAGCTGGCTTGGCTACTGTCTTTGGACGCCCAGTACGCTCTGTCTACCCAACAAAGTTTCGCTTCGCCTGCCATGCTTTCATGAATGCTACATTTTATCCTCGTCAGCTAATGCAACAAGAACTGCAGCAGGAACAAATCCCCGCAATAATCATGTGGTCTTGCATGACAATGTCGGTGGGCAACTCACCCAGTCCAAACCATTTTGTGCCTTTGTCATCCCAATGA